AGTCCATACAAATATTGATTCACACAAACAACCAGCGGTTTTATCTTTACCGATAGAGTTCTCCCAACGGACCGCTATAATGCGTTTCAGTGACGGCGAGGCCCATCGACCTTACCGTCCGCAGGCACGACAGTTCATCGCTGTTGTGTCGCCTGCCGGTGCCTGAAGCACCTGTGGCCGCTTCCCCTGTATCGGCAACAACACGAAGCCCTGATGCTACGTCAGCTCAGCTCTGGTGCCGTGGCCGTCTGCATGTTCCCATGCAGTGCGTATCACCAGATTCAATTAATTAATTAGGTAACACTGTGACGAAAGACGAACTGCGCGCGGAACTTGAGCGCCAGGAACAACGTTACAAGGAAGTTTACGGCGGGGAGATCACCACCTACGCCGCGCAACCTGAACCGGAACGCAAACCTTGGCGTAAACGCGCCACCGTCCAGGATCAGGCGTTCAGCCAGGAACTTCAGAAGATGGAAAAGGAACTCAAGGCCGAAGAGAGCTAACCTCCGGGCTTGATGTTTTCTGTGGACGGTATCCGGTCGCCACCCTGGCCGGCCCTCGTCGTCAAGCGCCCGCCAAAAGCGGGCCGCCATTTTCGCCACCGCCGGTTGGGGGCGTTCATGCCCGACCTCTCTTCCAGATATTTCATACACATTTTCAGGCCCCTTCCTACCCCGAGGAGAAGCGTGTCCGCAGGGCTTTCTGCCTTGTAAACAAAGGCTTGCAGCTCCCCGGCAAAACCATGCCACGCACGGTTTCCTCCCGATTATTTCGTAGAAGAATGTGACCGATGAGCAGGCAGTGCATCGATTACCGAGGTTTTCTGGCATAATCGCGCCCCCTTATTCCCGGGTCAGAAAACCTTCATGATCGATTTATTCAGCGGACTGGATGCTTGGGTGCTTGTGAGCCTCTTGCTCGCCCTGGCTTTTGTCCTCGCCTTCGAGTTCATCAACGGCTTTCATGACACCGCTAACGCGGTTGCCACTGTTATCTACACCAAAGCCATGCCACCTCACCTGGCGGTGTTCTTTTCCGGTGTGTTCAATTTCCTCGGCGTGCTGCTGGGCGGCGTGGGGGTGGCGTATGCCATCGTTCACTTGCTGCCGGTGGAACTGCTGATCAATGTGAACACCGGACACGGGCTGGCCATGGTGTTCTCGCTGCTCGCAGCGGCCATCACCTGGAACCTGGGCACCTGGTACTTCGGTATTCCAGCGTCCAGCTCCCACACGCTGATCGGTTCGATCCTCGGCGTCGGCCTGGCCAATGCGCTGATCAACGATATCCCGTTGGCCGACGGGGTGAACTGGCAGAAGGCGATCGATATCGGCGCTTCCCTGGTGTTCTCGCCCATGGCCGGCTTCCTCATCGCCGCCCTGGTGTTGATTGGCCTGAAGTGGTGGCGTCCATTGTCGAAGATGCACAAGACGCCAGAGCAGCGTCGCAAGATCGACGACAAGAAGCACCCGCCGTTCTGGAATCGCCTGGTCCTGGTGATCTCGGCCATGGCGGTCAGCTTTGTCCACGGTTCCAACGATGGCCAAAAAGGTATCGGCCTGATCATGCTGGTGCTGATCGGTATCGTGCCGGCGCAGTTCGTACTCGACCTGACCAGCACCACCTACCAGATCGAGCGTACTCGTGATGCGACCCTGCACCTGAGCCAGTTCTACACGCGCAACAGCGACTCCCTCGGTGAGTTCCTGGCGCTGGGCAAAAGCGTCGAAGGTGATCTGCCGGAGAAATTCCGTTGCAACCCGCAACAGACCGAACCGACGATCAACGCCCTGCTCGACACCCTCAAAGGCGTGGCGGACTACCACTCGCTGCCGTCGGAAAGACGCATCGAGGTTCGTCGCTACCTACTTTGCCTGGACGACACGGCGAAGAAGGTCGGCAAGTTGCCAGGCCTGGCGGCCCGCGAGAAAGACGACCTGAACAAGCTGCGCAAGGACCTGACCGCCACCACTGAATACGCCCCGTTCTGGGTGATCCTGGCGGTTGCCCTGGCACTCGGCCTGGGCACCATGGTCGGCTGGAAACGCGTGGTACTGACCATCGGCGAGAAGATCGGCAAGCAAGGCATGACCTATGCCCAAGGCATGTCGGCGCAGATCACCACCGCCTGCATGATTGGCGCGGCGAACATCTTCAGCTTGCCGGTTTCCACCACCCACGTGCTGTCTTCCGGCGTGGCGGGCACCATGGTCGCCAACAAGAGCGGCCTGCAAGGTGGCACCGT
This genomic interval from Pseudomonas alvandae contains the following:
- a CDS encoding inorganic phosphate transporter; the encoded protein is MIDLFSGLDAWVLVSLLLALAFVLAFEFINGFHDTANAVATVIYTKAMPPHLAVFFSGVFNFLGVLLGGVGVAYAIVHLLPVELLINVNTGHGLAMVFSLLAAAITWNLGTWYFGIPASSSHTLIGSILGVGLANALINDIPLADGVNWQKAIDIGASLVFSPMAGFLIAALVLIGLKWWRPLSKMHKTPEQRRKIDDKKHPPFWNRLVLVISAMAVSFVHGSNDGQKGIGLIMLVLIGIVPAQFVLDLTSTTYQIERTRDATLHLSQFYTRNSDSLGEFLALGKSVEGDLPEKFRCNPQQTEPTINALLDTLKGVADYHSLPSERRIEVRRYLLCLDDTAKKVGKLPGLAAREKDDLNKLRKDLTATTEYAPFWVILAVALALGLGTMVGWKRVVLTIGEKIGKQGMTYAQGMSAQITTACMIGAANIFSLPVSTTHVLSSGVAGTMVANKSGLQGGTVRNILLAWVLTLPATVALSAGLFWLASKALGS